Part of the bacterium genome, ACCGGGAAGAACTAAAAATAATGATTCTTACGTCTGTTTTTGTCCTGGGAATAATATTTATTTTCCTTTTTTATATATACCAGAGAATGGAAGTGAGAGAAAAGGTTTATTTGATAAACCAGATGCAGGAAGAACAAAAAAAACTGGTTGAGGAAAACCGGAGCTTGCAATTGGAGGCCGCGAGCCTGCGTTCACTGGACCGTATTGAACATATCGCAAGGGAACAGCTGGGATTAAATGTTCCCGGGGATGTCCGGAATCTGAATTAAGTGCTCTTTTACATGTAACAGAGCACTATAAAGGGGCACTTGGAGGGAAGATTGTGCTTGGCAAAAAAACAAAATTTCGCATAGTCACTTTTTTTATTTTTTTAGGAGTGGCTATTTTTTTTATTATTCTTCGCTTAGTTCAAGTCCAGATTATCCAGCATAAAAATTTCTCGCAAAAAGCTTCACGCCAGCACCAGAAAATTGTTAATCTTCAGCCCAAAAGAGGCGCCATATATGACCGCAAAATGAGAGAATTGGCGGTAAGTGTTTCCATGTATTCTATTTATGGTGAACCGAAAAAAATAAAAGACCCAATGGAGGCCGCGGAAGTTTTAGCGGAAATACTGGAGATTGACAATAAAAAGATTATCGGGTATTTGACAAGCGACAGGGCATTTGTCTGGATTGCACGGCGTATTGAGAGGAAAAAATCCAGGAAAATAAAGGAATTGGAC contains:
- the ftsL gene encoding cell division protein FtsL, with product MFQEGYLSGSTVFEIFDKIKNREELKIMILTSVFVLGIIFIFLFYIYQRMEVREKVYLINQMQEEQKKLVEENRSLQLEAASLRSLDRIEHIAREQLGLNVPGDVRNLN